From the genome of Geobacter sp. SVR, one region includes:
- a CDS encoding energy-coupling factor ABC transporter ATP-binding protein: MISTTEDNILELRNVSFHYPDGSVGLDGCSLSLRRGSRTVLLGPNGAGKTTLFLHMNGILRPGNGQVLFNGSPLDYARQGLRELRSKVGLVFQNPDSQLFSASVREDVSFGPMNMGLERREVRERVEQALEAVGMTSCADKPVHNLSYGQKKRVCIAGVLAMRPQVMILDEPTAGLDLRMQRELLEVLHRLHCQGITIVMATHDVDLAYVWADEACLLDRGRLAKRFSAECFPQQTGVLEQHGLGVPQVALIHPLLVERGVLSAGGAAPRSCTELARMLETDLNERT, translated from the coding sequence ATGATATCGACAACCGAAGACAATATCCTGGAACTGCGGAACGTAAGTTTTCACTACCCGGACGGCAGCGTGGGGCTGGATGGTTGCTCTCTGTCTCTCCGACGCGGCAGCCGGACCGTGTTGCTGGGGCCCAACGGCGCGGGCAAGACCACCTTGTTTCTGCACATGAACGGCATCCTGCGCCCCGGAAACGGCCAGGTCCTGTTCAACGGCTCGCCCCTGGACTACGCCCGCCAGGGGCTACGCGAACTTCGCTCCAAGGTGGGCCTGGTGTTCCAAAACCCGGACAGTCAGCTTTTTTCCGCCAGCGTGCGGGAGGATGTCTCTTTCGGACCCATGAATATGGGACTGGAGCGGCGTGAAGTTCGGGAGCGGGTGGAGCAGGCCCTGGAAGCGGTGGGCATGACCAGTTGCGCTGACAAGCCGGTGCACAACCTGAGCTACGGCCAGAAGAAACGGGTCTGTATCGCCGGAGTGCTGGCCATGCGGCCCCAGGTTATGATCCTGGACGAACCGACGGCCGGGCTGGACCTGCGGATGCAGCGGGAGTTGCTGGAGGTGCTGCACCGACTGCACTGCCAGGGGATCACCATTGTCATGGCCACCCATGACGTGGACCTGGCCTATGTCTGGGCCGACGAGGCCTGCCTGCTGGACCGCGGCCGGCTGGCGAAGCGGTTCTCTGCCGAGTGTTTCCCCCAACAGACTGGGGTGCTGGAACAGCACGGTCTGGGTGTCCCACAGGTGGCGCTGATCCATCCTCTGCTGGTGGAACGGGGGGTGCTGTCGGCCGGGGGAGCTGCGCCCCGTTCCTGCACTGAGCTGGCGCGGATGCTGGAGACGGACCTGAACGAACGGACCTGA
- the cbiQ gene encoding cobalt ECF transporter T component CbiQ produces the protein MMLLERHAHANRWRRVDPAAKGLFTLCGLAAVFMAPRPAVAAGLALVLAVVTLLGAGTPLKDYLRVAAPALLFLATSALTLSLSLNMSGPAGPSLRPVPAEEMHHVARVCARSLGGLAALLFLGLTTPMNDIIALLRRLKTPEVLLDLMTLCYRMLFVLSEAVHDMHTAQAARLGQATPRLALRSLGILAANLMVQVWQRSLALHQGALARNNDGPLRFLEPGYPRSAASLTIAVLAGGSLIVLTVVIP, from the coding sequence ATGATGCTCCTGGAGCGTCATGCCCATGCCAACCGCTGGCGGCGGGTCGATCCCGCCGCCAAGGGGCTTTTCACCCTGTGCGGGCTCGCGGCCGTGTTCATGGCACCACGTCCGGCCGTGGCCGCCGGGCTGGCCCTGGTGCTGGCGGTTGTCACCCTGCTGGGGGCCGGCACACCGCTCAAGGACTACCTGCGGGTGGCGGCCCCGGCATTGCTGTTCCTGGCCACCAGCGCCCTGACCCTGTCCCTTTCCCTGAACATGTCCGGTCCGGCCGGACCCAGCCTGCGCCCGGTTCCGGCGGAGGAAATGCACCACGTGGCCCGGGTCTGCGCCCGCTCTCTTGGCGGACTGGCTGCCTTGCTCTTCCTGGGCCTGACCACGCCCATGAACGACATCATCGCCCTGCTGCGCCGCCTGAAAACCCCGGAGGTGCTGCTGGACCTGATGACTCTCTGCTACCGCATGCTGTTCGTGCTATCCGAGGCGGTGCACGACATGCATACGGCCCAGGCGGCCCGCCTGGGGCAGGCCACTCCACGGCTGGCCCTGCGTTCCCTCGGCATCCTGGCTGCCAACCTGATGGTACAGGTCTGGCAGCGTTCACTTGCCTTGCACCAGGGAGCCCTGGCCCGAAATAACGACGGGCCGCTGCGCTTTCTGGAACCCGGCTATCCGCGGAGCGCCGCCAGCCTGACTATTGCGGTCCTGGCCGGCGGCAGCCTGATCGTATTGACAGTGGTGATACCATGA
- a CDS encoding energy-coupling factor ABC transporter substrate-binding protein: protein MKRFQNLILLVLVIVLITVPLLMIKKPEPGPDGKEVEIFTGSDDQAKDAITKINPSYKPWAKSLMEPPSGEVASLLFSLQAAIGAGFLGYWYGSSSTRVRLRRAQEEQA from the coding sequence ATGAAACGGTTCCAGAATCTCATCCTGCTGGTGCTGGTGATTGTGCTCATTACCGTTCCCCTGCTGATGATCAAGAAGCCGGAGCCCGGCCCGGACGGTAAAGAGGTGGAGATCTTCACCGGCTCCGACGATCAGGCAAAGGATGCCATCACCAAGATCAACCCTTCCTACAAGCCCTGGGCAAAATCTCTGATGGAGCCCCCCAGCGGTGAGGTGGCATCATTGCTCTTCTCCCTCCAGGCCGCCATTGGGGCAGGTTTCCTCGGCTACTGGTACGGCAGTTCCTCGACCCGGGTCAGGTTGCGGCGGGCACAGGAAGAACAGGCATGA
- a CDS encoding energy-coupling factor ABC transporter permease: MHIMEGFLPVKHAVGWSIASAPFVAWGLATVNRRIKENPEQRMLLGVATAFTFVLSALKMPSVTGSCSHPTGTGLGAVLFGPAAMAPIGGVVLLFQALLLAHGGLTTLGANIFSMAIVGPFAAFTVYRLARTARLPFGVGIFLAATLGDLMTYVTTSMQLALAFPDPAGGFMASFLKFAGIFAVTQVPLAISEGFLTVIVFNALARFNPRELQELNVVSPQEVKA, from the coding sequence ATGCACATCATGGAAGGTTTTCTGCCGGTCAAACATGCCGTGGGCTGGAGCATTGCCTCGGCCCCCTTCGTAGCCTGGGGGCTCGCCACCGTCAACAGGAGAATCAAGGAGAATCCGGAGCAGCGTATGCTCCTGGGGGTTGCCACGGCCTTCACTTTTGTGCTGTCGGCCCTGAAGATGCCCTCGGTCACCGGCAGTTGCTCCCACCCCACCGGCACCGGCCTGGGGGCCGTGCTGTTCGGACCGGCGGCCATGGCCCCTATTGGCGGCGTGGTACTGCTGTTCCAGGCCCTGCTGCTGGCTCACGGCGGCCTGACCACCCTGGGGGCCAACATCTTCTCCATGGCCATTGTAGGGCCGTTTGCCGCCTTTACCGTCTACCGTCTGGCCAGGACGGCACGCCTCCCCTTCGGCGTCGGCATCTTCCTGGCAGCAACCCTGGGAGATCTCATGACCTATGTCACCACTTCGATGCAACTGGCCCTGGCGTTTCCCGATCCTGCGGGCGGGTTCATGGCCTCGTTCCTTAAATTCGCCGGCATCTTTGCCGTGACCCAGGTGCCCCTGGCCATCAGCGAGGGATTCCTGACGGTGATCGTCTTCAATGCCCTGGCCCGCTTCAATCCCCGTGAATTACAGGAACTGAACGTAGTTTCCCCTCAGGAGGTGAAGGCATGA
- a CDS encoding alginate export family protein, whose translation MFKRILPILSTTLLLAGAAHAQEGAGTMDQAPQMNQAQEGAGERQIPEQVNAENWAYQEIKDLVDKYEAQKKLPEGKPCSKGELAQCLLSVLEKVVDKYDKEGGGALLRDDLVRISALHEALEGELTKQPEYGAKRASIEDILDLVEPETPAYTYKFGVNGFLRGEWGRNFRLFDGHEPGFDMGQFTWRVKPFAYWHPTDYLDIHLEGQGYGFTGGNGEFDRFNLYQGFVEARTPGHDWAALKGGRQEFVYGSAFIQGADTAFDGMTFDGARLRLKPLAGLSVDLLGGVYAKPFSGGQTGNLWGAYATYAPTEDSTLDLYVFRDNQAAEGEPQRGEYLDTWGLRSVSKLGPLSLEIEPVFQTGKLGGEDVNAYGGHADLTGEFELGGFKNALTFGYAIGSGDQNAADGISSRKEFRNPNNDTSIVGDMHLFGDLSGIDVAGSHASGLQVYTLGWGIELTDSLSFAATGHKFMANNVPTGIVSRHLGIEADFGLTWKIQKNLALTLAYDHFFTEGFFREASGSSKDLSYAYAMLTFNWDKTKRKAVTQ comes from the coding sequence ATGTTTAAGAGGATACTGCCGATACTATCGACCACGCTGCTGTTGGCGGGGGCGGCACATGCCCAGGAAGGCGCGGGCACCATGGACCAGGCGCCCCAGATGAACCAGGCCCAGGAAGGGGCCGGCGAACGTCAGATCCCGGAGCAGGTAAATGCCGAGAACTGGGCCTACCAGGAGATCAAGGATCTGGTGGACAAGTACGAGGCCCAGAAAAAGCTGCCCGAAGGCAAGCCGTGTTCAAAAGGTGAGCTGGCCCAGTGTCTGCTTTCCGTTCTGGAAAAGGTCGTGGACAAGTATGACAAGGAGGGGGGCGGAGCCCTGCTGCGTGACGATCTGGTCCGTATCTCCGCCTTGCACGAAGCTCTGGAAGGCGAGTTGACCAAGCAGCCCGAATACGGCGCAAAACGCGCCAGCATTGAGGATATCCTCGATCTGGTGGAGCCGGAAACGCCGGCCTACACCTACAAATTTGGGGTGAACGGTTTCCTGAGGGGCGAGTGGGGCAGGAATTTCCGGTTGTTCGACGGCCATGAACCCGGCTTCGATATGGGGCAGTTCACCTGGCGCGTCAAGCCGTTCGCGTACTGGCATCCCACCGATTACCTCGATATCCACCTGGAAGGACAGGGCTACGGCTTTACCGGCGGAAATGGCGAGTTCGACCGCTTCAATCTCTATCAGGGCTTCGTGGAGGCACGCACTCCCGGTCATGACTGGGCTGCACTCAAGGGAGGTCGTCAGGAGTTCGTGTACGGCAGCGCCTTTATCCAGGGTGCCGATACAGCCTTCGACGGTATGACCTTCGACGGTGCCCGCCTTCGCTTGAAGCCGCTGGCAGGGCTCAGTGTCGACCTGCTGGGGGGCGTGTATGCCAAGCCGTTCTCGGGTGGTCAGACCGGCAACCTGTGGGGCGCCTATGCCACCTATGCCCCGACCGAGGACAGCACGCTTGACCTGTACGTGTTCCGCGACAACCAGGCTGCCGAAGGCGAGCCCCAGCGGGGCGAATACCTGGATACCTGGGGTCTGCGCAGTGTCTCCAAACTGGGACCGCTCTCCCTGGAGATCGAGCCTGTCTTCCAGACCGGTAAACTGGGCGGCGAAGATGTCAACGCCTACGGCGGCCATGCCGACCTGACCGGCGAATTCGAACTGGGCGGATTCAAGAATGCCCTGACCTTCGGTTATGCCATCGGCTCCGGCGACCAGAATGCTGCCGACGGCATCTCCAGCAGGAAAGAATTCCGCAACCCCAACAACGATACCTCCATTGTGGGCGACATGCATCTGTTCGGCGATCTTTCCGGCATCGATGTGGCCGGAAGCCATGCCAGCGGTCTGCAGGTCTACACCCTGGGCTGGGGCATCGAACTCACCGACAGTCTGAGCTTTGCAGCCACCGGCCACAAGTTCATGGCCAACAACGTACCGACCGGCATCGTCAGCCGCCACCTGGGCATAGAAGCCGACTTCGGCCTGACCTGGAAGATCCAGAAGAACCTGGCCCTGACCCTGGCCTACGACCACTTCTTTACCGAGGGATTCTTCCGGGAGGCTTCCGGCAGCAGCAAGGACCTGAGCTACGCCTATGCCATGCTGACCTTCAACTGGGACAAGACCAAACGCAAGGCAGTGACACAATAG
- a CDS encoding anaerobic ribonucleoside-triphosphate reductase activating protein, translating to MLEIGGLLPFTTIDYPGRLAAVLFCQGCPWRCGYCHNRHLLPTMSGTAVPWLEIMALLRSRCGLLDGVVFSGGEPTMQADLPDAIRTVKGMGFAVGLHTAGPYPARLLECLPHLDWIGMDLKAPFEEYERITGVPDSGAAARTSAELVRRSGVSHQFRTTLDPFLEEGGRIEAMQRMVEKEWGEKLVVQGCTLIS from the coding sequence ATGCTTGAGATCGGGGGACTGCTCCCCTTCACCACCATCGACTACCCCGGCAGGCTGGCGGCGGTGCTTTTCTGCCAGGGATGCCCCTGGCGCTGCGGCTACTGCCACAATCGGCACCTGCTCCCCACCATGAGCGGCACAGCAGTGCCGTGGCTGGAGATCATGGCCCTACTCCGCAGCCGGTGCGGCCTGCTGGACGGGGTGGTGTTCAGCGGCGGCGAGCCGACCATGCAGGCCGACCTGCCCGACGCCATCAGAACAGTAAAGGGGATGGGGTTCGCGGTGGGACTGCACACCGCCGGCCCATACCCGGCCCGGCTGCTGGAGTGCCTGCCGCATCTGGACTGGATCGGCATGGATCTCAAGGCCCCCTTCGAGGAGTACGAGCGGATCACCGGCGTTCCGGACAGCGGTGCGGCGGCCCGGACAAGCGCGGAGCTGGTGCGGCGCAGCGGCGTGTCCCACCAGTTCCGCACCACCCTGGACCCCTTTCTGGAGGAAGGAGGACGAATCGAAGCGATGCAGCGCATGGTGGAAAAGGAATGGGGGGAGAAGTTGGTGGTGCAAGGATGCACATTGATTTCATGA
- the nrdD gene encoding anaerobic ribonucleoside-triphosphate reductase, which translates to MSENNALQQETEQQHLKRQPCEVWTRVMGYHRPVESFNTGKKAEHAARCFFREPGAATGRDA; encoded by the coding sequence ATGTCTGAAAACAACGCATTGCAACAGGAAACAGAGCAGCAACACCTGAAACGCCAGCCCTGCGAGGTCTGGACCAGGGTCATGGGATACCACCGGCCGGTGGAGTCCTTCAACACCGGCAAAAAGGCCGAACATGCCGCGCGGTGCTTCTTCCGGGAGCCGGGCGCGGCAACCGGGCGAGATGCTTGA
- a CDS encoding ribonucleoside triphosphate reductase encodes MPHTEPLPVPAIVVKRDGSRAPFDANRIQSAILRAGKATGEFTEDEAHLLTRQILKVLRHRFPLEPPQVEQIQDVVEQALISANHFATLRAYAVYREQRHKLRQDQKTVVDVASSVNEYLEQSDWRVNANANQGYSLGGLILNVSGKVVANYWLNHVYPPEVGEAHREGSLHIHDLDMLSGYCAGWSLRMLLTEGFNGVPGKVEAAPPKHMSSAVGQIVNFLGTLQNEWAGAQAFSSFDTYMAAFVRKDRLTYEDVKQQMQELIFNLNVPSRWGTQTPFTNLTFDWTCPEDLKNQVPVIGGEEMPFTYGELQEEMDLINRVYIEVMTRGDEKGRVFTFPIPTYNITPDFPWESKNAELLFEMTARYGLPYFQNFINSELSPTMIRSMCCRLQLDLRELLKRGNGLFGSAEQTGSIGVVTVNCARLGHLHPGDEAALYRDLDRLLDLARTSLEIKRKVIQRHIDNGLFPYTRRYLGTLRNHFSTIGINGINEMIRNFTSDQEDITTPAGHDLALRFLDHIRARMLAFQEETGHMYNLEATPAEGTTYRFAREDKKRYPQMLQAGTAAAPFYTNSSQLPVGYTDDPFAALELQELLQRQYTGGTVFHLYLGEPVSSTAACRTLVKRVLENFRIPYLTITPTFSICPKHGYLAGEHRYCPVCDQELVRGYYHAKGEQPHV; translated from the coding sequence ATGCCCCACACCGAACCACTGCCCGTCCCGGCAATCGTCGTCAAACGCGATGGTTCCCGCGCCCCCTTTGACGCCAACCGCATCCAGTCCGCCATCCTGCGGGCCGGCAAGGCCACCGGCGAATTCACCGAGGACGAGGCCCACCTTCTGACCCGGCAGATACTGAAAGTCCTGCGCCACCGCTTCCCCCTTGAACCGCCCCAGGTGGAGCAGATCCAGGACGTGGTGGAGCAGGCCCTGATCTCAGCCAACCACTTTGCCACTCTGCGGGCCTACGCGGTCTACCGGGAGCAGCGCCACAAGCTGCGCCAGGACCAGAAGACCGTGGTGGACGTGGCATCCTCGGTCAACGAATACCTGGAGCAGTCCGACTGGCGGGTCAATGCCAACGCCAATCAGGGCTATTCTCTGGGGGGCCTGATCCTGAACGTCTCCGGCAAGGTGGTGGCCAATTACTGGCTCAATCACGTCTATCCGCCGGAGGTGGGGGAGGCCCACCGGGAGGGTAGCCTGCACATCCACGACCTGGACATGCTCTCCGGCTACTGCGCCGGCTGGTCTCTGCGCATGCTGCTCACCGAGGGGTTCAACGGCGTACCGGGCAAGGTGGAGGCAGCCCCCCCCAAACACATGTCCAGTGCAGTGGGACAGATCGTCAACTTCCTCGGCACCCTGCAGAACGAATGGGCCGGGGCCCAGGCCTTCAGCTCCTTCGACACCTACATGGCCGCTTTCGTGCGCAAGGACCGGCTCACGTACGAAGACGTGAAGCAGCAGATGCAGGAATTGATCTTCAACCTGAACGTCCCCTCCCGCTGGGGCACTCAGACCCCGTTCACCAACCTGACCTTCGACTGGACCTGCCCGGAGGACCTGAAGAACCAGGTGCCGGTCATCGGCGGTGAAGAGATGCCCTTTACCTACGGCGAGCTGCAGGAGGAAATGGACCTGATCAACCGGGTCTATATCGAGGTCATGACAAGAGGGGATGAAAAGGGGCGGGTCTTCACCTTCCCGATCCCCACCTACAACATCACCCCCGATTTCCCTTGGGAGAGCAAGAACGCGGAACTGCTGTTCGAAATGACCGCCCGCTACGGCCTGCCCTATTTCCAGAACTTCATCAACTCCGAGCTCTCCCCCACCATGATCCGCTCCATGTGCTGCCGCCTGCAACTGGACCTGCGGGAACTGCTCAAGCGGGGCAACGGTCTGTTTGGCTCGGCCGAACAGACCGGCTCCATCGGCGTGGTGACCGTCAATTGCGCCCGGCTCGGCCACCTGCACCCAGGGGATGAGGCAGCCCTGTACCGAGACCTGGACCGGCTGCTGGACCTGGCCCGCACCAGCCTGGAGATCAAGCGTAAGGTAATCCAGCGCCACATTGACAACGGCCTGTTCCCCTACACCCGGCGCTACCTGGGGACCCTGCGCAACCACTTCTCCACCATCGGCATCAACGGCATCAACGAGATGATCCGCAACTTCACGTCAGACCAGGAGGACATCACCACCCCGGCCGGCCACGACCTGGCGCTCCGCTTCCTGGACCACATCCGGGCGCGCATGCTGGCCTTCCAGGAGGAGACCGGCCACATGTACAATTTGGAGGCCACCCCGGCCGAAGGGACCACCTACCGCTTCGCCCGGGAAGACAAGAAGCGCTACCCGCAGATGCTCCAGGCCGGCACTGCCGCAGCTCCCTTCTACACCAACTCGTCCCAGTTGCCTGTGGGGTACACCGACGATCCCTTTGCGGCCCTGGAACTTCAGGAGCTGTTGCAGCGCCAGTACACCGGCGGCACGGTCTTTCACCTCTACCTGGGGGAGCCGGTCTCCAGCACTGCGGCCTGCCGCACGCTGGTGAAACGGGTGTTGGAGAATTTCCGCATCCCCTACCTGACCATCACCCCCACCTTTTCCATCTGCCCCAAACACGGCTACCTGGCCGGAGAGCACCGCTACTGCCCGGTCTGCGATCAGGAGCTGGTGCGCGGGTATTACCACGCCAAAGGAGAACAGCCTCATGTCTGA
- a CDS encoding LysR family transcriptional regulator, whose amino-acid sequence MDLRQLRFFLEVADSGSFTGAAEKLHIAQPALSIAIKKLEEDLDVVLFNRRDRKITLTAEGEVLARHAREIRQGVAKARQEIDDLRGLFKGEVRVGLTPMLSSFFFPGIISAFKRRYPALHLSVHGDSAWNIQRRIESGEIDMGVVAGAVPEGLDSHHMVREEVVACVHRSHAWAGRKKMPLAELLGEPLIQFEEGYHLREMIDELAAREGLSPVTVAESNLFSLVRSLVREELGLAFFLKMVVARDAEVAAISCDPPLFLDLSIAWKKNTTLSRANRAFVDFLIQEVDEYYLLAQAAGTFPLP is encoded by the coding sequence ATGGATCTGCGACAGTTACGGTTTTTTCTGGAAGTGGCCGATTCCGGGAGCTTTACCGGTGCGGCGGAAAAGTTGCACATTGCCCAGCCGGCCCTCAGCATTGCCATCAAAAAGCTGGAAGAGGACCTGGACGTGGTGCTCTTCAACCGGCGGGACCGGAAGATTACCCTGACCGCCGAGGGGGAGGTGCTGGCGCGGCACGCGCGGGAGATACGCCAGGGGGTGGCAAAGGCACGGCAGGAGATCGACGACCTGCGGGGACTGTTCAAGGGGGAGGTGCGGGTCGGCCTGACCCCGATGCTGAGCAGTTTTTTCTTTCCCGGGATAATCTCCGCCTTCAAGCGGCGTTATCCGGCCCTGCACCTGTCCGTTCACGGCGACAGCGCCTGGAACATCCAGCGCAGGATCGAGTCGGGAGAGATCGACATGGGAGTGGTGGCCGGAGCAGTGCCGGAGGGGCTCGATTCCCACCACATGGTGCGGGAGGAGGTTGTGGCCTGCGTCCATCGCAGCCATGCCTGGGCCGGGCGGAAAAAGATGCCGCTGGCCGAGCTGCTGGGGGAACCGTTGATCCAGTTCGAGGAAGGATATCACCTGCGGGAGATGATCGACGAACTGGCAGCCCGGGAAGGGCTCTCTCCCGTTACGGTGGCGGAATCGAACCTGTTTTCCCTGGTCAGAAGTCTGGTCAGGGAGGAACTGGGCCTGGCCTTTTTCCTCAAAATGGTGGTTGCTCGGGATGCGGAGGTTGCGGCGATCTCCTGCGATCCGCCGCTCTTTCTCGATCTCTCCATAGCCTGGAAAAAGAACACCACCCTTTCCCGGGCCAACCGGGCGTTTGTCGATTTTCTCATCCAGGAAGTGGATGAGTATTACCTGCTTGCCCAGGCGGCCGGCACGTTTCCATTGCCGTGA
- a CDS encoding cysteine desulfurase family protein — protein MAIYLDCNATTPLEPSVIAVMRRFFEKDFGNAASPIHDHGAFARSAVEHARGQIAEVVRARRDEVIFTSGATESNNMAILGLAETGRQSGRRHVLTTAIEHKAVLEPFEELARLGFEVEILPVQADGRFEPQRLADALRPDTLLVSTMQVNNETGVLQPLAETADILGGHEAWWHVDAAQGFGKEIDQLRHPRLDLIAVSGHKIYGPKGIGALIARKRDNRLPPLQPLMFGGGQEQGLRPGTLAVPLIAGFGEAVRLALRDRDARREKCRAFRAETLAALARLGAEQNGDEACTLPHAVNVSLPGIGSDRAIHALKEVIAISSTSACTSHTRTPSHVLAAMERSPEQVECSIRLSWCHMTPEVDWDNVVDILEALRR, from the coding sequence ATGGCGATCTATCTGGACTGCAATGCAACCACGCCGCTGGAACCGTCCGTCATTGCGGTGATGCGGCGTTTTTTCGAAAAGGACTTCGGCAATGCCGCCAGCCCGATCCACGACCACGGGGCTTTTGCGCGGAGTGCCGTCGAACATGCCCGAGGCCAGATCGCGGAGGTGGTAAGGGCGCGGCGCGACGAGGTGATCTTCACCAGCGGGGCCACGGAGAGCAACAATATGGCCATCCTGGGACTGGCGGAGACCGGCAGGCAAAGCGGGCGGCGCCATGTGCTGACCACTGCCATCGAACATAAGGCGGTGCTGGAACCTTTCGAGGAGCTGGCGCGGCTCGGTTTCGAAGTGGAGATCCTGCCGGTGCAGGCGGACGGGCGCTTCGAGCCGCAGCGCCTGGCGGATGCGCTGCGCCCGGACACGCTGCTCGTTTCGACCATGCAGGTAAACAACGAGACCGGGGTGCTGCAGCCCCTGGCGGAAACAGCGGATATCCTAGGGGGCCACGAGGCCTGGTGGCATGTGGACGCGGCCCAGGGATTCGGCAAGGAGATCGACCAACTCCGCCATCCCCGCCTGGACCTGATCGCCGTCAGCGGGCACAAGATCTACGGTCCCAAGGGGATCGGCGCCCTGATCGCCCGCAAACGGGATAACCGGCTGCCTCCCCTGCAGCCCCTCATGTTCGGCGGCGGTCAGGAGCAGGGGCTGCGGCCCGGGACCCTGGCGGTCCCGCTGATAGCCGGGTTCGGCGAAGCAGTCCGGTTGGCGCTCAGGGACCGGGACGCTCGCCGGGAGAAATGCCGGGCATTCCGGGCCGAGACTCTGGCGGCCCTGGCCCGGCTCGGCGCGGAGCAGAACGGCGACGAGGCCTGCACGCTCCCTCATGCGGTCAATGTCTCCCTGCCCGGCATCGGCTCGGATCGCGCCATCCATGCCCTGAAAGAGGTCATAGCGATATCGAGCACCTCGGCCTGCACCTCCCATACGCGCACGCCCAGCCATGTCCTGGCGGCAATGGAGCGCTCTCCGGAGCAGGTGGAATGTTCGATCCGGCTCTCCTGGTGCCATATGACCCCGGAGGTGGACTGGGACAACGTTGTAGATATCCTCGAAGCTTTACGGAGATAG
- a CDS encoding GSU3529 family protein, producing the protein MDQVFQELEAATIEQYEQQDLPQWLADPVLAVARNPEAYQGKEYLVEILLAQVREYDVYAEAGCCKWAYDHEDIKRTLRWLEEERT; encoded by the coding sequence ATGGATCAGGTCTTTCAGGAACTTGAAGCGGCCACGATCGAGCAGTACGAACAGCAGGACCTGCCGCAATGGCTGGCGGACCCGGTACTGGCGGTTGCCAGGAACCCGGAGGCCTATCAGGGCAAGGAGTATCTGGTGGAGATCCTGCTTGCCCAGGTGCGGGAGTATGACGTGTATGCCGAGGCCGGTTGCTGCAAGTGGGCCTACGATCACGAGGACATCAAAAGGACCCTGCGCTGGCTGGAGGAGGAGCGGACATGA
- a CDS encoding GSU3529 family protein, with protein sequence MTVFDRLRAATEAAQSEQDLPDGLAEQIFRIIENRHDFHGREADLAILVEQVALYDTYGQTGYLGMGVNNAILENALKRLTGN encoded by the coding sequence ATGACCGTATTCGACAGGTTGCGGGCCGCCACCGAGGCGGCCCAAAGCGAGCAGGACCTTCCCGACGGTCTGGCAGAGCAGATCTTCCGGATCATCGAGAACCGGCACGATTTCCATGGCAGAGAGGCCGACCTGGCCATACTCGTGGAACAGGTGGCGCTGTACGATACCTACGGCCAGACCGGCTATCTCGGCATGGGGGTCAATAATGCCATCCTGGAAAATGCGCTGAAAAGGCTGACCGGGAACTGA
- a CDS encoding DUF3299 domain-containing protein, whose translation MIRIVFCILMVALACGFTPPDARFSRSGDPVPLPPGPRQMQSEDQIWKHFAQCKLRRNQDFSYGIAYTPEVKAMNGRQTVISGFMLPLEAKEKFTHFILSKRAPTCAFCPPGAPNEVVEVFTSEPVKWQEDLVTVSGTLTLASDNKRGIFFLIKNATVK comes from the coding sequence ATGATACGCATTGTGTTCTGCATCCTGATGGTAGCGCTGGCCTGCGGTTTTACCCCGCCCGATGCCCGTTTTTCCCGCTCCGGCGATCCGGTGCCCTTGCCACCGGGACCCCGCCAGATGCAGTCGGAGGACCAGATCTGGAAACATTTCGCCCAATGCAAGCTCAGGCGGAATCAGGATTTTTCCTACGGCATCGCCTATACCCCGGAGGTCAAGGCCATGAACGGCAGGCAGACCGTGATCAGCGGCTTCATGCTGCCCCTGGAGGCCAAGGAGAAATTCACCCATTTCATCCTGAGCAAGCGCGCCCCTACCTGCGCCTTCTGCCCTCCCGGAGCCCCCAACGAGGTGGTGGAGGTCTTTACCTCTGAACCGGTGAAATGGCAGGAAGACCTGGTCACGGTTTCAGGCACCCTGACCTTGGCGAGCGACAACAAACGAGGGATTTTCTTCCTGATCAAGAATGCGACCGTGAAATAG